Part of the Mycolicibacterium mageritense genome is shown below.
ACCGCACCGAAGTACCCGCCTGACCACGCGCGTGGGCTACGCGACAGCCCCGGAAGGGTTTTCGTCCTTCCGGGGCTGTTTTGCGTCGATGCAGGCCTACTCCGTCGTGAACAGGATGTGCGGCGCGCCATCCGGCGCCGTGGCCGGGTGAGCTGCCCACCAGGCGGCACAGGCGGCGCGCCAGCTGTCGAGGTCGTCGTCACGGCCGCGGATGTGCACGTTCGTGCCCGACACCCGGGCCACCGCGGCGCCGCAGGAGTAGGCCTCGCCGTCGGCCGTGATCGATGGGTATTCCTCGTAGAGTTGGCCCAGGGAACGGATCAGATATCTCGGACGCTCGTCCACGCGTGCAGTCAGGGCCGTTTGCGGCGAGTCCACGCCGGTGAGGACGAGGGCCGTCTCCATGCCAGCGCGATTTCCCCCGAGGATGTCGGTGTCCAGCCGGTCTCCGACGACGAGTGCTCGCTCGACGCCGGAGTGGCGCGCCGCCGTCTCGAAGAGGGCAGCCTCTGGTTTTCCTGCGACCAGAGGCCATTTGCCGGTGGCAGCGGCCACCGCGGCGACCAGGGTGCCGTTGCCGGGGGCAAGTCCTCGCTCCTGCGGCAGGGTCATGTCCATGTTCGTGGCCACCCAGGTGGCACCCGCCGTGATCGCATAGGCGGCCGCTGCCAGATCCTTCCAGCCGAGGGCAGGCGAAAACCCTTGAATGACAGCGTCCGGCTGATCATCCCAGGCAGACACGACGACAAGTCCTTGTGCCCGTACCGAATCGGCGAGGATCTGACTGCCGACCACGAGCACAGCCGATCCGGATGCCACCTCACGGGCCAGCAGTTCCGCTCCGGCCAGCGCGGACCCGAAAACTTGATCTGCGGTGGCAGGTGCTCCCAGTTCCCGGAGATGAGCGGCAACCTCCGCGCATGAGCGCGACGCGTTGTTCGTCACGTACGCCAGGCTTTTGCCTTCGCCTACGAGTTTGCCGAGTGCATCGGTTGCGCCGTCGATCGCTCGCGGTCCGCGGTACACGACACCGTCGAGATCCGCGAGCACTCCGTCAAAATTGTCAATAAGCCGTGCGGTCATCGATTTCCAAACCTTCCGGTGCTGCAGGCAAGCTGCGCTTGTTGACGGTTCGGGAAGCGCAGCTTTGAGCGCGCGTCAAACGCCGCCCCTCGGCGTCGCCGAACCAGCAGAAAGACCACGGTCCTACGCTCACCTCAAGGTGGAGGGTCATACGGCGACAGGCGTGACGGCCCGCGCCGCGCTGACGTTCGCGTCGTGCAGAATCCCTCGAAGATCGTCGAGGCCGATCGACCGTAGGTTCTTGCGATCGGACTTGCGGGCCGGCAGGTTCCGGGCGTTCAGAGCGTGCAGCAACCCGGTCATGAAGGCGTCCTCCCACTCGGCGGTGTCGGTGCCGGCAACCCGCTGCCCCCGGACGTGCACTGAACCGCTCCTGGTGTATCCCGTGGCTGTGGTGTCGCCGTGGGTGACAACCAGGATCGCCGGGCCCCGAGACATCAACCATCGGATCGCGTCACCGTGGCGATCCCCTGGCCGGAGCCATGCCAGATCCCCGTCGCTGAGCTTGACGATGTCACTGCGAGAGATCATTTCGTCGATTCGGGCGATCTCGATGTCACGGGGGTCGCGATCGCCGGCCCGGTTCACCCGCACGCCTACGTCCGAGGCGGATCCGGTTGTGACAGTCATATTCACTTCTCCTCCTCCGCGGTTGGTGCGTGACATCAATGGTCCGGTCGTATGCGGGCAGGGGGAACGCCAATTCGGGATGGTTTGTGCTACCCATTCGAGTAGGCGGCTGCGGAGAGGTTACTCAGCGAATGGTTCCCGCACCGGGGATCAGTGGCAGGTCGAGCGCAGTGACCCATCCCGGCGAATGTTCGTTGACCGCGACGACAGCGTTGAGCGCCCGCAACCCGGTGGCCAGACAACCGGCCGCCGCCGCGTCCCGCCCGGAGCCGTCGGTGAACCGGAACGCGGTCTCCTGCGAGATGCTGGGCGTGCCTTCGATGTCAACGCGGTAGACGTCGTTGTCAGTGCCGGTCGGCCAGTCGGGTGCGGCGTCGAGACCGATCCGGTTGACGTGCTCAAGCTGGATACGGGTCTCGCCGCGATAGATGCCGTTGATGGTGAAGCGCACCGCCGCGACGTTGCCCGGCGCGATGATGCCCTTGGCAGTCTTGCGTTCGTCGGGCGTGACCCATTTGTCCCACGTCGTGGTGATCTCGTCGAGCTCGATTCCCGCCGCGTAGGCGATCATGGGAACCGTTGCACCCCAAGACAACACGAGGATGTCGCGATTCTCCAACAACGGCCGGTGCTCGGGCGGCTTGCCGATGCCCATCTCGAACTCGTAGTCGCCGGTGTAGTTGGTGTAGTCGAGCAGCTCTGAGGCCCGCACGCGGCGCACTTCAGAGCACAGACCCATCAGGGTCATGGGGAACAGGTCGTTGGCGAAACCCGGGTCGATGCCGGTGGTGAAGCACGATGCCCCGCCCGCGTCACACGCTTCGGTGATCGGTTCGATCCAGCTCGGTGGGTTGAGGTGCATCCTGGGCCAGACCCACGGCGTCATGGCCGTCGAGCAGACGTCGATGCCGGCCCGCAGGAACCGGGTGATCACGTCGATGTTGGTGTCGGCGTGCGCGGCTGTCGGGCCGTAGTGCACCACGGCGTCGGGTCGCAGCGCGATGAGCGCGTCGATGTCGTCGGTCGCGACGATCCCGGTCGCGGCGCCGAGCCCGCAGACGTCGCCGATGTCGCGGCCCACCTTCTCGGGATTGCTGACACCGACGCCCACCAACTCGAACAGCGGGTGCTTGACGATCTCGGCGATCACCATGCTGCCGACAAAACCCGTGCCCCAGACCACAACTCGTTTCGCCACGGCGTTCACCTTAGGGCTTCGGCCACCCCGCCAAGGCCAGATCGGCGATCGCATGCAATTCCGCACGGTCGGCACCACTGCGGGCCTGGATCGAAATCCCTTGGCAGATGGTGCTGATCCAGCGAGCCAGCAACAAAGTGTCTACGTCGGACAGTTCTCCCGCGGCCACCGCTTGGTCGAATCGTCGAGCCAGCTCACGCGCCGCCGCGTCACGAAATTCGGCCAAGCCAGCCGTATTTCCGACCAGCAGGCATCCCGGCGTCTCTCCGGAGGTGGCGTCGGCCGCGCCGTGCACCATGGCTTCGGCAACCTCGCGCGCGGTCGGCCGGGCCAGCGCATCGGCCATGTAGCCCCCGGGCCCCGCGACATAGCGTTGCTTGGCGCGTTCGAAGAGCCCCTCCTTGGATCCGAACTCGGCGTAGATGCCACGCCGGTTCACCCCGGTCGCGGCCGTGAGATCGCTGATCGACACCCCCTCGAAGCCGCGATCCCAGAACAGCCTCATCGCGATGTCCTCGACCTGGTCGGGATCGAACTCCCGCGGCCGCCCCACCGCCATGGCGCCACCTCCTCCGTGATCCCGGTCACACCGGGAATCTCTCCCTCGACAACGGACTTGACCAGATCATACTTTGTAACCAATCGGTTCGAAATAGAGAGGCATGGACATGAGCACAGCACCCCTGACCGGACGCCGGGCCCTGGTGACCGGAGGCTCGCGCGGAATCGGCGCGGCCATCGTGCGCCGGCTCGCCGCCGACGGCGCCGCAGTGGCGTTCACCTACGGCGTCTCAGCTGCCGAGGCCGACAAGCTCGTGGCCGAGGTGACGGCCGACGGCGGCGCGGCGGTCGCCATCCAGGCCGACAGCGCCGATCCCACCCAGGTGGCCGGAGCCGTCGAGCAGGCCGTCGCCGCGCTCGGTGGTCTGGACATCCTGGTCAACAACGCCGGGACCGCACACATCGCGCCGATCGACGAATACCCGCAGGAGCAGTTCGACCGTGTCGTGGCGATCAACATCGGTGGCGTGTACTCGGCCATCCGCAGCGCGGTGAGACACCTCGGTGAGGGATCGCGCATCATCAACATCGGCAGCATCAATGCCGACCGCGTGCCGGTGGCCGGGTTGGCGGTGTACGCCATGACCAAAGGCGCGGTCGCCAGCCTCACCCGTGGGCTCGCCCGCGAACTCGGCCCGCGCGGCATCACCGTCAACAACGTACAGCCGGGCCCCATCGACACCGACATGAATCCCGCTGACGGCGAATTCGCCGACGCCATGCGGCAAGTCATGGCGTTGGACCACTACGGCAACACCCGTGACACCGCTGCAGTGGTGAGCTTCCTGGCCGGCCCGGAATCCGGATTCGTCACCGGAGCCAACTGGAACGTCGACGGCGGGTATACGGCCTGAGCGGTCAGAGGTTGACGGTGTCCGGCGGCCACGGCCGCGCGGTGTCCTGCAGGGCTGCCTTGAATTGCATTGCCCGGTAAGGCCATCCCGTAGCCGTGTGCCACTGGGAGACGACCAGACCGACACCGCCTTGGATGTCGAGGCGCGAGCCCGGCAGCACGTAACCGCCGTAGAGCTGCGCCACCTGGCTGCGGCTGTGATCCTCACCGGCCCATGACGAGCCGATGACGGGAGTCTGCACTTCCGTGGTGTGCATGTTCGCCACCGGTGAGTTGACGACGCGGTAGCCCAGCGCATACCGCGACGCCAGAAACCCGCCGAGAATCCACTGCCCGGGCCCCAGCCGACGAAAACTCAGCTCGCCCCACCGTTCCCCGGGTGGCGTGATCGGTGTGGCCAGCTGTCCCCACTGCCAACGCCCGTGCGAGAAACCCCAGCTGGAGTAGCGCTGCCTGTCCCCGATCCGCTCGGGCCGCACCCGCATCAAGATGATGCCTTTGTCACGTTGAAATCCGGTGGCCGCCACGTAAACCCAGCCATCGTCGGGATCGAGATCCCATGACCAGCACTGCGCGTGACCACCGTGCAGGCCGGCCGGGAACTTGGCCTGCTCCCCCAGATGAACCCAGGAGATTCCGCTGTCGTCGGATCGCCAGATCTCCGTCCAGATCACGTTGGAGAAACCACGATTGACGATGGCGTGCAGATAGATCGCATCACCGACACACAACAGATCGGACGGGATGACGGTGCTGATGCCGCCGCGACTCCAGCCCGTCGAGGCGTCGTCGTGCACGTAATGCCACAGCTGGCGCGCATAGTCCGGGTCAGGTCCGCCGGCGCGCTCGTAGACGATGCGATGGTTGGCATCGCCGGTGCCGATGAGGATCACGGGCGAGCGCCAATCCCCTTCCCCGACTCTGCGGCCCGAGAACGTGTCACCGAACACCGACACCAGCGATCCGTTGGGTGCAGTCACCGACGCACCCAGGTCGGTGCACGTCACCCCGAACTTCTCGGTCAGGCCGGGCCCGGTCAGGTCGACGGCCTTGCCGTTGAGCATCGGCAATGTTGCGGACTGGCTGCTGCGCAGCGCCCGGCCCGCACCGCGGCCCAGGCTCAAGTGCACCACCGCAAGCCGCCCGGCTCGCAATCGAGCGGGTAGCGCTTGACCGGGATGGGAAGCGGCCGATCGTACTTCAACGTGAACGGGAAATTGTGGATCGCCGGGGCCAGTCCACAATCGGCATTGTTGGCGACTGATCGCGTTCCGGTCAGCGTCACATCGTCGAACCTGTACGTTTCGGTGATGGGCGCCCAACTGCCGTCGGAGCATTGGATGCCCTCCAGAACCGACGTCGAGTACGTCCACTGTCCGTCGGCCAACCGCGCATCGCCACCCTTGATCCCCCGCGACGTCTCGACGTGCAACCGGCACGCCACTGCCAGCTCGAGCGGCTCCCGAAGATCACCGACCACCGGCACGCACGACGGGTACACGGTGAAGGTCTGCGGCCCGGCTCCTTCCTGGGTGTAGGTGTAGACACCCTCCATCACCGGTTCGGCCTGTGCCGGGCCGGCAAACCCCAGGCCGGCCCCCGTTCCGAGGGCGGTGGTCAGGGCGGTCGCAACAGCCATGCGCTTGAACGTCACAATGGGTGAGTATCGCAGTCTTCATCAGCGTCGTCACCGGTATGGGTCCGGTCGTGCCGGACGGGCCCGTGTGGCGGCCCCAGCGGGTGAGCGTACTGGCGGGTCACCCGCGGTGATCCTGGAGAGATCGTGACAACACGACCAGCGGTTAGAGCGTTAGCGACAGTCCTGGTATTCATGCTGGCCGCCTGTTCCACGGGCAGCCGGGTCAACCTGGGCGACGAGTCGTCGGGCGCCCTGATCGCGGCCATCGCGGGCGAACCCGATCAGCTCGACCCGCAGCGGACCAGCGCTTACTTCTCGTTCGAGGTGCTGGAGAACGTGTTCGACACGCTCGTCGAACCGGACGAGAACCTGCAGATGCGGCCGGCGCTGGCGAAGTCGTGGGAAGTCAGCCCCGACCAGCTCACCTGGACGTTTCACCTGCGCGATGGGGTCACGTGGCACGACGGCACTCCCCTGACGGCTGACGATGTCGTCTACTCCTACCGGCGCATCATCGACGAGCAACTGACCAACGTCGACAAGTTCAGCGCGGTGTCGGATGTGACGGCCCCCGATCCCGCCACCGTGCGCATCAGGGTCGCACACGCCACGCCCAACCTGCTGACCAATTTGGGCGGCTTCAAAGGCATGGCGATCGTGCAGCGCAGCAACGTCGAAAGCGGTCAGATCGCCACCCATCCGATCGGCACGGGACCGTTCTCGTTTGCGGGTCGCAAGAGCGGTGACTCGATCACGCTCAAGGCCAACCCGCGGTACTGGGGCGGCCCGCCGCACGTGTCCGGGGTGACGTTCCGGTTCATCTCAGAACCGTCGACGGCGCTGTCGGCGTTGCAGGCCGGTGAGATCGACTGGACGGATTCGGTGCCGCCGCAGCGCGTGGCCCAGCTGCGCAACGACGACTCGCTGACCCTGGCGGTGACACCGAGCAACGACTACTGGTACCTCGCGCTCAACGAGGCCAAGCAGCCGTGGAACGACGTGCGCGTGCGCAAGGCCATCGCGTACGCGATCGACCGCGATGCCATCGCGGCAGCCACCAGTTACCGCACCGCCACGGTCAACCAGCTCGCCATCCCACAGGGCAACCCGTGGTACACGGCCTACGACCGCTACCGGTACGACATCGAGGAAGCGGAGAAGCTCCTCCACGAGGCGGGGGCCACACCGCGGAACCTCGACATGCTGGTCACCAGCGAATACCCCGAGACCGTCACGGCCGCCCAGATCGTCGCCGACAACCTTGCACCGCTCGGCATCACGGTGAACATCCGCACGGTCGACTTCGCGTCGTGGCTCGACGAGCAGAACAGCGGCCACTTCGACATGCTGATGATGGGTTGGCTCGGCAACATCGATCCCGACGACTTCTACTACGCGCAGCACCACACGAACGGCACCAGCAATGCGCAGAAATTCTCCGACCCGGAGGTGGACCGGCTGCTCGATGCCGGGCGGGTCGAAACCGACGAGGCGAAGCGCAAAGACCTCTACGCCAAGGCCGCAACCCGGATCGCCGACGAGGTCAGCTACCTCTACCTGTACAACCCGTCGGTGATCCAGGCCTGGGCCACGAATCTGTCGGGTTACCAGGCGCGCCGCGACGGGGCCGTCCGGTTCCGCGGCGCCGAGCTGAATCAGGGTGGGACGAAATGACATTCCCGACGAGCCCGATCGTGCGGTTCCTCGCCCGGCGGTTGCTGCACTCGGCGGTGGTGCTGGTCGGCGTGTTGATCGTGGTGTTCGCGTTGGTGCATCTGGTGCCGGGCGACCCGGTGCGCATCGCGCTCGGTACGCGCTACACCCCGGAGGCCTACGCGGCGTTGCGGTCGGCCAGCGGTATGGACCGGCCGATCGTCGAGCAGTTCTTCGGCTACATCGGCTCGGCACTGACGGGCGATCTGGGGGTGAGCTTCCGCAACGGTGATCCGGTGACCGTCACGTTGCTGGAACGGTTGCCCGCCACGCTGTCGCTGGGCCTCGTGGGCATCGTCATCGCGCTGCTGATCGCCCTGCCGGCCGGGATCTGGTCGGCACTGCGGGAAGGCCGCGTCAGCGACGCGATCGTGCGGATCGCCAGCCAGTTCGGGGTGTCCATCCCCGATTTCTGGATGGGCATCCTGCTGATCGGACTGTTCGCGTCCACGCTGGGCTGGCTGCCGACCTCCGGATACCGGCCGCTGTTCGACGATCCGGGTGGGTGGCTGCGCCACATCGTCCTGCCCGGCCTCACCGTGGGGCTGGTCGCGGGCGCCATCATGACCCGCTACGTCCGATCGGCCGTGCTGGAGGTCACGGCCATGGGCTACGTGCGCACGGCCCGCTCGAAAGGCCTTGCTCCACCGGTGATCACGTTCCGCCACATCGTGCGCAACGCGTTGCTGCCGATTCTCACCATCACGGGAATTCAGCTGGCGACGATCCTCGGCGGGGTCATCGTGGTCGAGGTGGTGTTCGCCTGGCCGGGGCTGGGCCGGCTGGTGTTCAATTCGGTTGCGGCCCGCGACTACCCGGTCATCCAGGGTGCGGTGTTGCTCATCGCGGTGCTGTTTCTCCTGATCAACCTCATCGTGGACGTCCTGTACGCGGTGGTCGACCCGAGGATCCGGCTGTCATGACCGTCACCGAAGGCCGGGTCTCGTCCTGGCGACTGCTGCTGTCCAATCCGGTGACCGCGATCAGCGCGGCCGTGCTGATCGCGGTGGTGTTCGTCGCGGTCACCGCGCACTGGATCACCCCGTTCGGCATCAACGACATCGACGTGCCCAATGCCCTTCAGCCGCCCAGTGGTTCGCACTGGTTCGGCACCGACGAACTGGGCCGTGACGTGCTCTCCCGGGTGCTCGTGGCGGTCCAGGCGTCGTTGCGGGTGGCGGTGGTCAGCGTGGCTTTGGCCGGGGTTGCCGGGGTGCTCATCGGCGTGGTCGCGGGCTACCGCGGCGGCTGGGTGGACACCGTCGTGATGCGGGTCGTCGACGTGATGTTCGCGTTCCCGGTTCTGCTGCTGGCACTGGCCATCGTGGCGATCCTCGGGCCAGGCATCACCACCACGATGCTGGCCATCGGCATCGTCTACACGCCGATCTTCGCGCGGGTGGCCCGGGCCAGCACGCTGAGCGTGCGCGTGGAACCGTTCGTCGCGGTGTCCCGCACGATGGGCACGGGCGACGGCTACATCCTCACGCGACACATCCTGCCGAACATCGCGGGGCCGTTGATCGTTCAGCTGTCGCTGTCGCTCGCGTTCGCGATCCTCGCGGAGGCGTCGCTGTCATTCCTGGGGCTGGGCATTCAGCCGCCACAACCATCGCTTGGCCGGATGATATTCGACGCCCAGGGGTTCGTGACGTTGGCGTGGTGGATGGCGGTGTTCCCCGGTGCGGCCATCTTCGTGACGGTGCTGGCCTTCAACCTGTTCGGCGACGGCCTGCGCGACGTGCTGGATCCCAAGCAGCGCACCATGATCGAGTCCAGAAGGGCGGGCAAGCAGTGACGCGACCCGTCTTGAGTGTGGCTGATCTGCACGTGACGATCGGCCGAAGCGACATCGTGCGCGGGGTGTCG
Proteins encoded:
- a CDS encoding 3-oxoacyl-ACP reductase family protein, encoding MSTAPLTGRRALVTGGSRGIGAAIVRRLAADGAAVAFTYGVSAAEADKLVAEVTADGGAAVAIQADSADPTQVAGAVEQAVAALGGLDILVNNAGTAHIAPIDEYPQEQFDRVVAINIGGVYSAIRSAVRHLGEGSRIINIGSINADRVPVAGLAVYAMTKGAVASLTRGLARELGPRGITVNNVQPGPIDTDMNPADGEFADAMRQVMALDHYGNTRDTAAVVSFLAGPESGFVTGANWNVDGGYTA
- a CDS encoding TetR/AcrR family transcriptional regulator, whose protein sequence is MAVGRPREFDPDQVEDIAMRLFWDRGFEGVSISDLTAATGVNRRGIYAEFGSKEGLFERAKQRYVAGPGGYMADALARPTAREVAEAMVHGAADATSGETPGCLLVGNTAGLAEFRDAAARELARRFDQAVAAGELSDVDTLLLARWISTICQGISIQARSGADRAELHAIADLALAGWPKP
- a CDS encoding ABC transporter substrate-binding protein, which translates into the protein MLAACSTGSRVNLGDESSGALIAAIAGEPDQLDPQRTSAYFSFEVLENVFDTLVEPDENLQMRPALAKSWEVSPDQLTWTFHLRDGVTWHDGTPLTADDVVYSYRRIIDEQLTNVDKFSAVSDVTAPDPATVRIRVAHATPNLLTNLGGFKGMAIVQRSNVESGQIATHPIGTGPFSFAGRKSGDSITLKANPRYWGGPPHVSGVTFRFISEPSTALSALQAGEIDWTDSVPPQRVAQLRNDDSLTLAVTPSNDYWYLALNEAKQPWNDVRVRKAIAYAIDRDAIAAATSYRTATVNQLAIPQGNPWYTAYDRYRYDIEEAEKLLHEAGATPRNLDMLVTSEYPETVTAAQIVADNLAPLGITVNIRTVDFASWLDEQNSGHFDMLMMGWLGNIDPDDFYYAQHHTNGTSNAQKFSDPEVDRLLDAGRVETDEAKRKDLYAKAATRIADEVSYLYLYNPSVIQAWATNLSGYQARRDGAVRFRGAELNQGGTK
- a CDS encoding NAD(P)H-dependent amine dehydrogenase family protein, which codes for MRSPIWPWRGGRSPKVNAVAKRVVVWGTGFVGSMVIAEIVKHPLFELVGVGVSNPEKVGRDIGDVCGLGAATGIVATDDIDALIALRPDAVVHYGPTAAHADTNIDVITRFLRAGIDVCSTAMTPWVWPRMHLNPPSWIEPITEACDAGGASCFTTGIDPGFANDLFPMTLMGLCSEVRRVRASELLDYTNYTGDYEFEMGIGKPPEHRPLLENRDILVLSWGATVPMIAYAAGIELDEITTTWDKWVTPDERKTAKGIIAPGNVAAVRFTINGIYRGETRIQLEHVNRIGLDAAPDWPTGTDNDVYRVDIEGTPSISQETAFRFTDGSGRDAAAAGCLATGLRALNAVVAVNEHSPGWVTALDLPLIPGAGTIR
- a CDS encoding ABC transporter permease, with the protein product MTVTEGRVSSWRLLLSNPVTAISAAVLIAVVFVAVTAHWITPFGINDIDVPNALQPPSGSHWFGTDELGRDVLSRVLVAVQASLRVAVVSVALAGVAGVLIGVVAGYRGGWVDTVVMRVVDVMFAFPVLLLALAIVAILGPGITTTMLAIGIVYTPIFARVARASTLSVRVEPFVAVSRTMGTGDGYILTRHILPNIAGPLIVQLSLSLAFAILAEASLSFLGLGIQPPQPSLGRMIFDAQGFVTLAWWMAVFPGAAIFVTVLAFNLFGDGLRDVLDPKQRTMIESRRAGKQ
- a CDS encoding carbohydrate kinase family protein, with product MTVTTGSASDVGVRVNRAGDRDPRDIEIARIDEMISRSDIVKLSDGDLAWLRPGDRHGDAIRWLMSRGPAILVVTHGDTTATGYTRSGSVHVRGQRVAGTDTAEWEDAFMTGLLHALNARNLPARKSDRKNLRSIGLDDLRGILHDANVSAARAVTPVAV
- a CDS encoding DUF4185 domain-containing protein; the protein is MLNGKAVDLTGPGLTEKFGVTCTDLGASVTAPNGSLVSVFGDTFSGRRVGEGDWRSPVILIGTGDANHRIVYERAGGPDPDYARQLWHYVHDDASTGWSRGGISTVIPSDLLCVGDAIYLHAIVNRGFSNVIWTEIWRSDDSGISWVHLGEQAKFPAGLHGGHAQCWSWDLDPDDGWVYVAATGFQRDKGIILMRVRPERIGDRQRYSSWGFSHGRWQWGQLATPITPPGERWGELSFRRLGPGQWILGGFLASRYALGYRVVNSPVANMHTTEVQTPVIGSSWAGEDHSRSQVAQLYGGYVLPGSRLDIQGGVGLVVSQWHTATGWPYRAMQFKAALQDTARPWPPDTVNL
- a CDS encoding ABC transporter permease; its protein translation is MTFPTSPIVRFLARRLLHSAVVLVGVLIVVFALVHLVPGDPVRIALGTRYTPEAYAALRSASGMDRPIVEQFFGYIGSALTGDLGVSFRNGDPVTVTLLERLPATLSLGLVGIVIALLIALPAGIWSALREGRVSDAIVRIASQFGVSIPDFWMGILLIGLFASTLGWLPTSGYRPLFDDPGGWLRHIVLPGLTVGLVAGAIMTRYVRSAVLEVTAMGYVRTARSKGLAPPVITFRHIVRNALLPILTITGIQLATILGGVIVVEVVFAWPGLGRLVFNSVAARDYPVIQGAVLLIAVLFLLINLIVDVLYAVVDPRIRLS
- a CDS encoding HAD-IIA family hydrolase, which gives rise to MTARLIDNFDGVLADLDGVVYRGPRAIDGATDALGKLVGEGKSLAYVTNNASRSCAEVAAHLRELGAPATADQVFGSALAGAELLAREVASGSAVLVVGSQILADSVRAQGLVVVSAWDDQPDAVIQGFSPALGWKDLAAAAYAITAGATWVATNMDMTLPQERGLAPGNGTLVAAVAAATGKWPLVAGKPEAALFETAARHSGVERALVVGDRLDTDILGGNRAGMETALVLTGVDSPQTALTARVDERPRYLIRSLGQLYEEYPSITADGEAYSCGAAVARVSGTNVHIRGRDDDLDSWRAACAAWWAAHPATAPDGAPHILFTTE